The Beijerinckiaceae bacterium genome has a window encoding:
- a CDS encoding methylmalonyl-CoA mutase: MTDSPEIFPPATEAEWKRLVERFLDGRSFESLVSTTFEGLRIEPLYNRSLIESARTLRQKPGAWKISQRIDHPDPETANQMARADLEGGADALTLTIASTPAARGFGVRIDDEHVLDRVLADIDLDLVPLRLDAGARALDVASNFAFLAQQRRLTSAALDVDFAYDPVGLSARSGIARPALSQDLAKTHGMLRDAGFAGHLLLADGRPYHEAGAGEAQELACVIATGVEYLRLLEAQGLSLEDARDEIAFLLTADADEFLSLAKFRALRRLWARVESACDLVSQPLRLHAETSFRMMTRHDPFVNILRATMGVFAAGVGGADTITALPFTLALGLPDEFARRIARNTQLVLIHEASLAKVADPAAGAGSFEALTAKLCEQAWSLFQSLEAQGGMTKSLQAGLPQREIAATAAARYDAIAHRKLAITGTSEFPAFGETTIRVLGTSSVIDDRAPAVTNFTPLPSHRDAEPYEIFRAVSDEEFSRTGTRPKIFLANLGVASDFTPASTFATNFFAVAGLEAQPQGGFETAQHASDAFRESGCKIACICTQAMTNVALTNFAQALHTAGAMRIYLAGPKTADAALLEAWAVKLICADSNALAILSDAVSIAVRDR, encoded by the coding sequence ATGACTGACAGTCCTGAAATTTTTCCGCCCGCAACCGAGGCGGAGTGGAAAAGACTGGTCGAGCGTTTCCTCGACGGCCGGTCGTTTGAAAGTCTCGTCTCAACGACCTTCGAAGGCTTGAGGATCGAGCCGCTTTACAACCGCTCCCTTATTGAAAGCGCCCGCACGCTGCGGCAAAAACCCGGCGCGTGGAAAATCTCGCAACGCATCGATCATCCCGATCCCGAGACAGCGAACCAAATGGCCCGCGCCGATCTCGAAGGGGGTGCCGATGCATTGACCCTCACGATTGCATCGACGCCGGCCGCGCGGGGATTTGGTGTGCGGATTGATGACGAACATGTTCTTGATCGCGTGCTTGCCGACATCGACCTCGATCTGGTGCCGCTTCGGTTAGACGCCGGTGCGCGCGCGCTCGACGTCGCATCAAATTTCGCGTTCCTTGCGCAACAACGGCGCCTGACCTCGGCCGCGCTCGATGTCGATTTCGCTTATGATCCGGTGGGGCTCTCGGCACGCTCTGGCATTGCACGACCGGCGCTTTCGCAGGACTTGGCGAAGACCCATGGAATGCTGCGAGATGCCGGATTTGCCGGACATCTCTTGCTTGCCGATGGGCGGCCATATCATGAGGCCGGTGCCGGCGAAGCCCAGGAGTTAGCGTGCGTCATCGCCACCGGCGTCGAATATTTGAGGCTGCTCGAAGCGCAAGGTCTTTCGCTTGAAGATGCGCGTGACGAAATCGCTTTTCTTCTCACAGCCGATGCCGATGAATTTTTGAGTCTCGCCAAATTTCGCGCGCTGCGGCGGCTTTGGGCCCGCGTTGAAAGTGCCTGCGATCTTGTGTCGCAACCCCTTCGTCTTCATGCGGAAACCTCTTTCCGAATGATGACGAGGCATGATCCGTTCGTGAATATTCTGCGCGCGACGATGGGGGTTTTTGCGGCTGGTGTCGGCGGCGCGGATACAATCACAGCTTTGCCGTTCACCCTCGCGCTTGGCCTGCCCGATGAATTTGCGCGCCGCATCGCGCGCAACACGCAACTCGTTTTGATTCATGAGGCTAGCCTCGCCAAGGTCGCCGACCCGGCGGCTGGAGCGGGGAGCTTTGAGGCCCTGACCGCAAAGCTCTGCGAGCAGGCTTGGAGCCTGTTCCAAAGCCTCGAGGCGCAGGGAGGCATGACCAAGAGTCTTCAAGCCGGATTACCGCAAAGAGAGATCGCCGCGACGGCGGCGGCAAGATACGACGCCATCGCGCATCGCAAACTTGCGATTACAGGTACGAGCGAGTTTCCCGCATTTGGCGAAACGACAATTCGCGTGCTAGGAACGTCTTCGGTGATCGACGATCGCGCGCCCGCGGTGACGAATTTCACGCCCCTGCCTTCGCACCGAGACGCCGAGCCATACGAAATTTTCCGCGCTGTTTCCGACGAAGAATTTTCGCGGACCGGCACAAGGCCGAAAATATTTCTCGCCAATCTTGGCGTTGCTTCGGACTTCACGCCGGCCTCAACCTTCGCCACGAACTTCTTCGCCGTGGCAGGGCTCGAAGCTCAACCCCAGGGCGGCTTTGAGACGGCGCAACACGCGAGCGATGCTTTCCGCGAATCGGGTTGCAAGATTGCCTGCATTTGCACGCAGGCAATGACGAATGTGGCTCTGACGAATTTTGCGCAGGCGTTACACACTGCAGGAGCCATGCGCATCTATCTTGCGGGACCAAAGACCGCAGATGCAGCTCTGTTGGAAGCCTGGGCTGTGAAATTGATTTGTGCGGATAGCAATGCTCTGGCTATTCTGTCGGATGCGGTCAGCATAGCCGTTCGTGACCGCTAG
- a CDS encoding Na+/H+ antiporter: MVSTIQILVLLLAVVAAVAVLSARLEIPPAILLVLSGVVLALVPGLPSLELAPELVLLLVLPPVIYASAVAMSWREFRFNLRPISLLAVGCVVFTTIAVAAATHWLLGLAWPVGFVLGAIVSPPDAIAPLSIARRMQLPRRILVILEGEGLANDATALILYRFAVAAVSAGTFSLDQAAATFAAIVAGEIVWGIGVGWLVLRLRRWVRDPRIEITLSILTPFLAYWPPEHLGGSGVLATVTAGLYISWNGLRLISAATRLQGIFFWDLFIYLIEGMVFLITGLQARTLIARVGDHSIPELLVSAAIVCAVVIATRFVWMYPATYLPRWLFPPIRRKDPSPPWQWPFVLAFTGVRGIVSLAAALAIPFATANGQPFPDRDLILILTFSVILVTLVGQGLMLPTVIRRLGLAHAGCLERLADTIEEHKARRRGIEATIERLDQITSERNLSEDIVQPLRARYSDRLKHIEHRSDGDDGHKELTNLHDEIELLLIDAERQQVNELFRSGMLKDEQRRKIERELDLREADLANQRTEE, encoded by the coding sequence ATGGTTTCGACGATCCAGATTCTTGTATTGCTGCTCGCCGTGGTTGCGGCGGTTGCCGTTCTCTCGGCCCGACTCGAGATTCCGCCGGCCATTCTTTTGGTGCTGAGCGGGGTCGTCCTCGCGCTTGTCCCCGGCCTGCCGAGTTTGGAACTTGCTCCGGAGCTGGTGCTCCTTCTGGTGTTGCCACCCGTTATCTATGCGTCTGCGGTGGCAATGAGCTGGCGGGAGTTCCGTTTCAATTTGCGCCCCATTTCGCTGCTGGCCGTGGGTTGCGTCGTGTTCACGACGATCGCGGTTGCGGCAGCAACTCATTGGCTGTTGGGTTTAGCGTGGCCCGTTGGCTTCGTATTGGGCGCCATCGTTTCACCGCCGGACGCCATTGCGCCGCTCTCTATTGCTCGCAGAATGCAACTGCCCAGGCGGATCCTTGTCATCCTCGAAGGCGAAGGACTGGCGAATGATGCCACCGCACTCATCCTCTATCGATTCGCGGTCGCCGCCGTAAGCGCCGGCACATTTTCGCTCGACCAAGCCGCGGCAACATTCGCTGCCATCGTTGCCGGCGAAATTGTCTGGGGGATTGGCGTCGGTTGGCTGGTATTGCGCTTGCGGCGCTGGGTCCGTGATCCGCGAATCGAGATCACGCTCTCGATTTTAACGCCATTCCTGGCCTACTGGCCTCCGGAGCATCTGGGCGGTTCAGGCGTTCTCGCCACAGTGACTGCCGGGCTCTACATCAGCTGGAACGGCCTCCGGCTCATCAGCGCTGCGACCCGCCTTCAGGGCATATTCTTCTGGGATTTGTTCATCTACCTCATCGAAGGCATGGTATTCCTTATCACAGGTCTTCAGGCGCGGACCTTGATCGCCCGCGTCGGCGATCATTCGATCCCGGAGCTGCTCGTCTCCGCGGCAATCGTCTGCGCCGTGGTGATCGCGACGCGCTTCGTCTGGATGTATCCTGCAACTTACCTTCCGCGCTGGCTCTTTCCGCCAATCAGGCGCAAGGACCCGTCGCCGCCCTGGCAGTGGCCGTTTGTGCTGGCCTTCACCGGAGTTCGCGGTATTGTCTCGCTCGCGGCAGCGCTCGCGATTCCATTTGCAACCGCGAACGGCCAACCCTTCCCTGACCGCGACCTTATTCTCATCCTGACATTTTCCGTCATACTGGTGACGCTGGTGGGCCAGGGATTGATGCTCCCGACCGTCATTCGGAGGCTCGGCCTTGCCCATGCCGGGTGTCTGGAACGCCTCGCCGACACAATCGAAGAGCACAAGGCACGGCGGCGCGGGATCGAGGCGACGATCGAGCGGCTCGACCAGATCACGTCGGAACGCAATCTTTCTGAAGACATCGTTCAGCCGCTCCGCGCGCGTTACAGCGACAGGCTCAAGCACATCGAGCACAGGAGCGACGGCGATGACGGACATAAAGAGCTCACCAACCTTCACGATGAAATCGAACTCTTGCTGATCGACGCCGAACGGCAGCAGGTTAACGAGCTCTTTCGCAGCGGCATGCTGAAGGATGAGCAACGGCGCAAAATCGAGCGGGAGCTCGATCTGCGCGAGGCGGATCTCGCCAACCAACGAACCGAGGAATGA
- a CDS encoding oxidase, with the protein MITRRGVLEAAGASLAGAGGLPTWARGAQSQPSDALWLSPLLPAGTRAYAALETLPGKKPLIRLTSKPPNYESPLGYFRTAITPNDEFFVRYHLADIPEIEASSWKLDVGGEGANGAVQISLDELKKLPSFEIIAVCQCSGNRRGLVQPHVAGVQWGYGGMGCARWKGARLKDVLDLAGLKKDALEVVFDAADGPLIVETPDFAKSLPLSKAVEETTLIAYEMNGEPLPHWNGFPARIVVPGWTATYWVKHLTKLTVVTRPFEGYWMKTAYRIPLGKFPLVARFKSQGTETNTPITEMVVNSLITTPFDGTHLKVGLATSVSGIAWDGGYGISEVDVSLDGGKSWTETRLGEDLGRFAFRSWSYEFTPRRHGKFAVMARATNKIGQTQTQELIQNPGGYHHNVPQSVTLDVV; encoded by the coding sequence GTGATTACGCGACGCGGTGTGCTTGAAGCGGCAGGAGCCAGCTTGGCGGGAGCAGGGGGCTTGCCCACCTGGGCGCGTGGCGCTCAATCCCAACCAAGCGATGCGTTGTGGCTGTCGCCCTTATTACCCGCCGGAACCCGCGCCTATGCCGCTCTCGAAACCCTCCCTGGCAAGAAGCCGCTGATCCGGCTCACCTCCAAGCCGCCGAACTATGAATCGCCGCTCGGATATTTCCGCACGGCGATCACACCCAATGACGAATTCTTCGTGCGCTACCATCTCGCCGACATCCCGGAAATCGAGGCGAGCAGTTGGAAATTGGATGTTGGCGGAGAGGGCGCCAACGGCGCAGTGCAAATCAGCCTCGATGAATTGAAGAAACTGCCGTCGTTCGAAATCATTGCCGTTTGTCAGTGTTCGGGCAATCGGCGCGGCCTGGTCCAGCCGCATGTGGCTGGCGTCCAATGGGGATATGGCGGGATGGGCTGCGCACGTTGGAAGGGCGCACGGCTCAAGGATGTTCTGGATCTTGCGGGCCTCAAGAAGGACGCGTTGGAAGTGGTGTTCGATGCCGCCGATGGTCCTCTGATCGTTGAAACGCCGGACTTCGCGAAAAGCCTTCCCTTATCGAAAGCGGTCGAGGAAACGACGCTCATTGCCTATGAGATGAATGGCGAGCCGCTGCCGCATTGGAATGGTTTTCCGGCCCGGATTGTCGTGCCTGGCTGGACCGCGACCTATTGGGTGAAACATCTCACCAAGCTCACGGTGGTGACTAGGCCTTTCGAGGGATACTGGATGAAGACGGCCTATCGCATTCCGCTTGGGAAGTTTCCGCTGGTTGCGCGGTTCAAATCGCAGGGGACGGAAACTAACACGCCGATTACCGAAATGGTCGTGAACTCGCTGATCACGACTCCCTTCGACGGCACCCATTTGAAGGTCGGACTGGCTACTTCCGTCAGCGGGATCGCCTGGGATGGCGGCTATGGCATCAGCGAGGTCGATGTCTCCCTCGACGGGGGCAAAAGCTGGACTGAGACAAGGCTCGGGGAGGATCTCGGCCGATTTGCGTTTCGCAGTTGGAGTTATGAGTTCACGCCCCGGCGCCATGGCAAATTTGCGGTCATGGCTCGCGCCACCAACAAAATAGGCCAGACCCAAACCCAGGAGCTAATCCAAAATCCGGGCGGCTACCACCACAACGTCCCGCAAAGCGTGACGCTCGATGTCGTGTGA
- a CDS encoding recombinase XerC, which produces MSDAPIQNKAQVTAGLPDFSPADAGLSAQAQAWISHLAGERRVSAHTLMSYGRDLRQFLKFAATHFGEAPSLSTFESLVAADLRAFLGARRGEGAGSRSLLRQLAGLRSFARYLERNGKGKALAFSALRPPKIQRGLPHPLSVDGARRVVQAEARTGEERPAWVIARDAAVLGLLYGAGLRISEALAIKRSQAPIGPLDVLTVVGKGQKSRAVPVIAPVRQAIETYLGLCPYALAPDAPLFVGVKGGPLSPRIIQLVVERLRGALGLAESATPHALRHSFATHLLGRGGDLRSIQELLGHASLSTTQIYTAVDSARLLEVYRSAHPRGR; this is translated from the coding sequence ATGAGTGATGCGCCGATCCAAAATAAAGCCCAAGTCACAGCTGGCCTGCCCGATTTTTCACCAGCCGATGCCGGGCTTTCGGCGCAGGCCCAGGCCTGGATCTCGCATTTGGCGGGCGAGCGCCGCGTTTCAGCGCATACGCTCATGTCTTACGGGCGGGATCTCCGCCAATTCTTGAAATTTGCCGCGACCCATTTTGGCGAGGCGCCCTCGCTTTCGACCTTTGAAAGCCTGGTGGCGGCCGATCTGCGGGCGTTTCTCGGCGCTCGGCGTGGCGAAGGCGCCGGCAGCCGCTCTTTGTTGCGCCAGCTCGCGGGCCTGCGTTCCTTCGCGCGCTATTTGGAACGCAATGGCAAAGGCAAGGCACTGGCCTTTTCGGCGCTGCGACCGCCCAAAATTCAGCGCGGCTTGCCACACCCATTGAGCGTCGATGGGGCGCGTCGCGTGGTTCAGGCGGAGGCGCGGACCGGGGAGGAAAGACCGGCATGGGTCATCGCCCGCGACGCCGCCGTTTTAGGTCTGCTGTATGGCGCCGGACTGCGCATTTCGGAAGCCTTGGCGATTAAGCGGTCGCAGGCGCCGATTGGCCCGCTCGATGTCTTGACGGTGGTCGGCAAGGGTCAAAAAAGCCGTGCGGTGCCGGTGATCGCCCCAGTGCGGCAGGCGATCGAAACCTATCTCGGCCTTTGCCCCTATGCGCTGGCACCGGATGCGCCTTTGTTCGTGGGCGTCAAGGGCGGCCCGCTAAGTCCACGGATCATCCAGCTTGTCGTTGAGCGTTTGCGCGGCGCGCTGGGTCTTGCCGAAAGTGCGACACCGCATGCGCTGCGCCATTCCTTCGCAACCCATCTTCTGGGGCGCGGCGGCGATCTCCGCAGCATCCAGGAACTTTTGGGCCACGCCTCGCTTTCTACGACACAGATTTACACCGCCGTGGATAGTGCGCGCCTTCTCGAAGTCTATCGCTCCGCGCATCCACGCGGCCGTTAA
- a CDS encoding L,D-transpeptidase has translation MSHLTRRMMVAGVLSSAGTCLAGCVGTSSNPAVNAATPPWPQQQPQDVADAIEPNYSAIYAELKDESFTVPAINSSQINSAFLRKNVAYVTKEAPGTIVIDHGNHFLYHVEKGGRATRYGVGVGREGFGWAGDATINSKQEWPDWYPPKEMLERRPDLMNKMVELQSGIGMHGGPTNPLGARAMYLWHGKQDTLFRIHGTNEPWTVGQNFSSGCIRMINQDVMDLYQRTPVGTTVVVLGSPSAQPAKVARA, from the coding sequence ATGTCGCATCTAACTCGCCGCATGATGGTCGCCGGTGTTTTGTCTTCGGCTGGAACTTGTCTCGCCGGTTGCGTCGGCACAAGCTCCAATCCCGCCGTAAATGCTGCGACGCCGCCTTGGCCGCAGCAACAACCCCAAGACGTTGCGGATGCGATTGAGCCGAACTACAGCGCGATCTATGCGGAGCTAAAGGACGAGTCCTTTACTGTCCCAGCCATCAATTCGTCGCAGATCAATTCCGCGTTTCTGCGCAAGAATGTCGCCTATGTCACCAAGGAAGCGCCGGGCACGATCGTGATCGATCATGGCAATCACTTTCTTTACCATGTGGAAAAGGGCGGCAGGGCGACACGCTATGGCGTCGGTGTCGGCCGAGAGGGTTTCGGCTGGGCGGGAGATGCGACGATCAACAGCAAGCAGGAATGGCCGGACTGGTATCCGCCCAAGGAGATGCTCGAGCGTCGGCCCGACCTGATGAATAAAATGGTCGAACTGCAAAGCGGGATCGGTATGCACGGCGGCCCGACCAACCCGCTCGGTGCCCGCGCCATGTATCTTTGGCACGGCAAACAGGACACTCTGTTTAGAATCCATGGCACGAACGAGCCTTGGACCGTCGGTCAGAACTTCTCCTCTGGCTGTATTCGCATGATCAATCAGGACGTGATGGATCTTTACCAGCGCACGCCCGTCGGCACGACAGTGGTGGTGCTTGGTTCCCCAAGCGCGCAGCCGGCCAAGGTCGCGCGTGCCTGA
- a CDS encoding elongation factor 4, whose protein sequence is MTIHALENIRNFSIVAHIDHGKSTLADRLIQSTGTVAARDMVEQVLDSMDIERERGITIKAQTVRLEYKAKDGKTYILNLMDTPGHVDFAYEVSRSLAACEGSLLVVDASQGVEAQTLANVYHALDAGHEIVPVLNKIDLPAAEPERIKQQIEDVIGLDASQAVLISAKTGLGIDLVLEAIVTRLPPPKGDETAPLKALLVDSWYDAYLGVVVLVRVIDGTLKKHQKIKMMGTDAHYEVDKIGVFRPKMQDVAELGPGEVGFITAQIKQVADTRVGDTITDERRPCTEALPGFKPAQPVVFCGLFPVDAADFSDLRAAMGRLRLNDASFSYEMESSAALGFGFRCGFLGLLHLEIIQERLEREFNLDLIATAPSVVYRIVQRGDATIELHNPADMPDPTKIETIEEPWIRATILTPDDYLGAVLKLCQERRGIQIDLNYVGKRAMATYDLPLNEVVFDFYDRLKSISKGYASFDYAITDYRPGDLVKMSILVNAEPVDALSMLVHRDRADLRGRAMVEKLKELIPQHMFQIPIQAAIGGKIIARETVRALRKDVTAKCYGGDVTRKRKLLEKQKAGKKKMRQFGKVEIPQEAFIAALKMDS, encoded by the coding sequence ATGACGATTCATGCTCTTGAAAACATCCGCAATTTTTCCATCGTTGCCCATATCGACCACGGCAAATCCACCCTCGCCGACCGGCTGATCCAATCGACCGGGACCGTGGCCGCGCGGGATATGGTGGAACAGGTGCTCGATTCGATGGACATCGAGCGAGAGCGCGGCATTACCATCAAGGCCCAGACGGTCCGGCTGGAATACAAGGCGAAGGACGGCAAAACCTATATTTTGAACTTGATGGACACGCCCGGCCACGTCGATTTCGCCTATGAAGTGTCCCGCTCGCTCGCGGCCTGCGAGGGCTCGTTGCTGGTGGTGGATGCGAGCCAAGGGGTCGAGGCGCAGACCCTCGCCAATGTCTACCACGCGCTCGATGCCGGCCATGAGATCGTGCCGGTCTTGAACAAGATCGATCTTCCCGCCGCCGAGCCCGAGCGGATCAAGCAGCAGATCGAGGATGTGATTGGTCTCGACGCGTCCCAAGCCGTGCTGATTTCGGCCAAGACCGGGCTCGGCATCGACCTTGTCCTGGAGGCCATCGTCACCCGGCTGCCGCCGCCAAAGGGCGATGAGACCGCTCCTTTGAAGGCGCTTCTCGTCGATTCCTGGTACGACGCCTATCTCGGTGTCGTCGTGCTTGTGCGGGTGATCGACGGGACGCTGAAGAAGCACCAGAAGATCAAAATGATGGGAACGGACGCCCATTATGAGGTCGATAAGATCGGCGTGTTTCGCCCCAAGATGCAGGATGTCGCCGAGCTGGGCCCGGGGGAAGTGGGTTTCATCACCGCGCAGATCAAGCAAGTCGCCGATACGCGCGTCGGCGATACTATCACCGACGAGCGGCGGCCTTGTACCGAAGCCCTGCCCGGATTCAAACCCGCGCAGCCGGTGGTTTTCTGCGGTTTGTTTCCAGTCGATGCCGCTGATTTTAGCGATCTCCGCGCGGCGATGGGAAGGCTCCGCCTCAATGACGCGAGCTTCTCCTATGAAATGGAAAGCTCGGCGGCGCTGGGGTTTGGTTTCCGCTGCGGGTTTTTGGGGCTTCTCCACCTAGAGATCATCCAGGAGCGGCTCGAGCGCGAATTCAACCTCGATCTCATCGCGACCGCGCCTTCGGTGGTCTATCGGATCGTGCAGCGGGGCGATGCGACCATTGAGCTGCACAATCCGGCCGACATGCCCGATCCGACCAAGATCGAAACGATTGAGGAACCCTGGATCCGCGCGACCATTCTGACGCCTGATGATTACCTCGGTGCCGTGCTGAAACTTTGCCAGGAGAGGCGCGGGATTCAGATCGATTTGAATTACGTCGGCAAGCGGGCGATGGCGACCTATGATCTGCCGCTCAATGAAGTCGTGTTCGATTTCTACGACCGGCTGAAATCGATCTCGAAAGGCTATGCGAGTTTCGATTACGCGATCACCGATTATCGCCCCGGCGATCTGGTCAAGATGTCGATTCTCGTCAATGCCGAACCGGTTGACGCGCTCTCCATGCTGGTGCACCGCGACCGTGCCGATCTTCGCGGCCGAGCCATGGTGGAAAAGTTGAAGGAACTCATCCCGCAGCACATGTTTCAGATCCCGATCCAGGCAGCGATCGGAGGAAAGATCATCGCTCGCGAGACCGTGCGGGCGCTGCGTAAGGATGTGACCGCCAAATGTTATGGCGGCGACGTGACGCGCAAGCGCAAGCTGTTGGAAAAGCAGAAAGCCGGCAAGAAAAAGATGCGGCAGTTCGGCAAGGTCGAGATTCCGCAGGAAGCCTTTATCGCCGCGCTGAAAATGGATAGTTGA
- a CDS encoding DUF1465 domain-containing protein: protein MVQSLFLKQDKTISFGEKLAASEQFDILFQEGMDLVGRAAAYLDGDGREEAKRLSRSAAIAYAVESMRLTTRLMQIASWLLLQRAVNEGELSRAEASAEKRRIRLSEQDTVSNKEALAKLPPRLRDFVGVSLRLQARIIHLDLLIYKPRDQRGRESLPPSPVERQIEQLRAALGAGSG from the coding sequence ATGGTTCAATCCTTATTTCTAAAACAAGATAAAACGATATCCTTTGGCGAGAAGCTGGCCGCTTCCGAACAATTCGACATTCTTTTCCAGGAAGGCATGGATCTGGTCGGACGGGCCGCGGCCTATCTCGACGGCGATGGCCGGGAGGAGGCCAAGCGTCTGTCCCGGTCCGCGGCGATCGCCTATGCGGTCGAAAGCATGCGTTTGACCACACGGCTCATGCAGATTGCATCCTGGCTGCTGCTGCAGCGGGCCGTCAATGAAGGCGAATTGAGCCGGGCCGAAGCTTCGGCGGAAAAACGACGGATTCGTTTGAGCGAGCAAGACACCGTGTCGAACAAGGAAGCGCTTGCAAAACTGCCGCCGCGCTTGCGGGATTTCGTCGGCGTTTCATTGCGGCTTCAGGCCCGCATCATCCATCTCGATCTGCTGATCTACAAGCCGCGAGACCAGCGTGGCCGGGAGAGCTTGCCGCCAAGCCCGGTGGAGAGACAGATCGAACAGCTGCGCGCCGCGCTCGGGGCCGGCAGCGGGTAG
- a CDS encoding DUF1491 domain-containing protein translates to MRLRADIWVSAYLRRCAIEGAYSVLRRRGAAEAGAIFVKIDRLDGAAALFGPAPQSEVVDGRERVFARLHSDPWIDPAKTEERIAREIHFDPDVWIIETEDREGRCFLDVVE, encoded by the coding sequence ATGCGATTACGCGCCGATATCTGGGTTTCGGCCTATCTGAGACGTTGCGCAATCGAAGGCGCCTATTCCGTGCTGCGCCGGCGGGGCGCGGCGGAAGCCGGCGCCATTTTCGTGAAGATCGACCGGCTCGACGGCGCCGCCGCCTTGTTTGGGCCGGCGCCGCAAAGCGAGGTCGTGGACGGCCGGGAGCGTGTTTTCGCGCGGCTCCATAGCGACCCCTGGATCGATCCGGCCAAGACCGAGGAGCGTATCGCCCGCGAAATCCACTTCGACCCGGATGTCTGGATCATCGAAACGGAAGATCGCGAAGGCCGCTGTTTCCTCGATGTCGTGGAGTGA
- a CDS encoding sulfide dehydrogenase: MRWFALLAGLAFIPSLAIADEKPVQLKAAPGLETVEANCSVCHSLAYIEMNSPFLDAAHWEAEVTKMTKTYGAPINPADAKIILDYLTQTYGG, translated from the coding sequence ATGCGGTGGTTCGCACTTCTCGCCGGGCTGGCGTTCATCCCCTCTTTAGCGATTGCCGATGAGAAACCCGTTCAACTTAAAGCCGCGCCGGGGCTCGAAACGGTCGAGGCGAATTGCTCAGTCTGTCATAGTCTCGCTTATATCGAGATGAATTCGCCGTTCCTCGATGCTGCGCATTGGGAGGCCGAGGTGACCAAGATGACCAAGACTTATGGGGCTCCCATCAATCCGGCGGATGCCAAGATAATCTTGGATTATCTCACGCAGACTTACGGGGGGTGA